The following proteins come from a genomic window of Nothobranchius furzeri strain GRZ-AD chromosome 1, NfurGRZ-RIMD1, whole genome shotgun sequence:
- the LOC129163010 gene encoding uncharacterized protein has product MEFPRRSSHPLGERPECRLTESGPGLAPWLKVQLLSPLDDARKMGTKQSVRGDVAFQHLSVQVFRNGGQGHEPQGRWIRVCQAAMRAEPESQAPPPFWKRQRREGDVISCSAGLEGALVCAIGEPPQQLVMLSGNCSRSSEVVLDATQRGQVRLQWRNGWPALVGEALDLGNGRICGNWRLEPGRLGEGGGPAAHGSGEVRPDGVWTARLCCPKNSRQFIRLRGAGSGTASHLRVAAAEMMAGSSWSSALTAGREERETTGAEGPAERGSSTSVLYRRE; this is encoded by the exons atggagtttccgcgccgttcgtcccatcctctgggggaacggccggagtgcaggctgaccgagagtggaccaggtctcgcaccgtggctgaaagttcagctgctgagccctctagatgatgctcgtaagatggggaccaaacagagcgtcagaggtgatgtggccttccagcatctctctgtgcaggtgttcaggaatggagggcagggccatgagccacaaggccgctggataagggtctgccaggcagcaatgcgagcagaaccg gagagtcaagctcctccaccattttggaaacgccaaaggcgagaaggcgatgttatttcctgcagcgccggtctggaaggcgcactggtgtgcgcgatcggcgagccgcctcagcagctggtcatgcttagtgggaactgctcgcggtccagtgaggtggttcttgacgccacacagcgaggccaagtccggctccagtggaggaacggatggccagccctggtcggagaagccctcgaccttggtaatgggcgcatatgtggaaattggcgcctcgagcctggcaggctcggagaaggcggcggaccagcagctcatggcagcggggaagtgcggccagacggggtctggacagcgcgtctgtgttgccccaaaaattcccgccaattcatccgcctcaggggagccggttctggaacggctagccacttgcgggtcgcagccgcggagatgatggcgggcagctcctggagcagtgctctaactgctggcagggaggagcgagaaaccactggggcagaaggacccgctgagcgaggctcgtcgacctccgtgctgtacaggagggaataa